Genomic DNA from Nitratidesulfovibrio vulgaris str. Hildenborough:
AGAGGCCCTGCGCATGTTCAACGAGAGGACGCCCGATGTCGTTCTCATGGACATCGTTCTCGACGGCCCCATGGACGGCATCGAACTGGCCGGACACATCCGGGCCGAGGCCCACACCCCCATCATCTACCTGACCGGTCACGCCGCCCCGGACATCCTGCACCGGGCCAAGATCACAGAACCTTTCGGCTACATCCTCAAGCCGTTCGAAGACAGGGAACTGCACATCTGCATCGAGATGGCCATCTACAAGAGCAGGGTCGACAACGACCTGCGCGCCAAGGAACGCTGGTTCGCCAGCACCCTGCGCTCCATCCCGGACGCCGTGGTGACCGTCGACGGCGCAGGGCGCATCACCTACTGCAACGATTCGGCCGAACGGCTCACCCACCAGCCCCGCGCAGAACTCCTGGGCGCCAGATTCGGCCAGTCGATACCCCTTTGTGACGCCCTGCGCACGGACTATACCGACCCTGCAGCGCTGGTGGCGCCGGGTTACGGCCCGCTGCACTTCTCGGACGCGGCAACGCTCGGTACGCCTTCCGGAAGTGTTCCCGTTGAAATACGCATCTCCCCGCTGCATGACGCCAATGGAACCGATGCCGGGGCCGTGCTCGTCATGCGGGACGTGACGGAACGCCGACGAGCGGAAGAGACTCTGCACGCGACACTTGACGACCTGCAACGGGCCTTCCGCCAGACGGTATCCGCACTGGCTGCCACCTCGGAGAAGCGCGACCCCTATACCGCGGGGCATCAGGCACGAGTGGCGCAGCTGGCCTGTGCGCTGGCTTCACGGCTCGACCTCGGCGCACACGCCATCGAAGGCGTGCGTGTGGCCGCCATGCTCCATGACATCGGCAAAATCCATATCCCGTCAGAGATTCTGGCCAAACCGACGCGCCTTTCAGACCTCGAGATGAGCATCATGCGCATGCACAGCGAGGTGGGACACGACATCCTGCGCGAAATATCCTTTCCGTGGCCCGTGGCCGACATCGTGCTGCAACACCACGAACGGCTCGACGGTTCCGGCTACCCGCACGGGCTCGCAGGCGACGCCATCCTTCCGGCCGCCCGCATCATCGCCGTCGCGGACGTGGTCGAGGCCATGTCGTCGCACCGCCCCTACCGCCCCGCGCGCGGGTTGGGGCTCGCCTTCGACGAAATCATGTCCGGTCGCGGCGCGCGTTACGATGCCGCCGTGGTCGACGCCTGCCAGTCCCTCTTCGCCGAGGGCTTCACCTTCGACCAGCCCAACGGATAGACCATGCCCGCCCGCATCCTCATCATCGACGACGAAGACGACATCCGCTTCTCCCTGCGCGGCATCCTCGAAGACGAGGGGCACGAGGTGACGGAAGCCCCCGACGGAGAGGCCGGACTGCGCACCCTCGCCTCCGACACCCCCGACGTGGTCTTCCTCGACATCTGGATGCCCGGCATGGACGGCCTCACCGTGCTGGAGCACATACATGCCGCGGCCCCTTCGCTTCCGGTCATCATGATATCAGGGCACGGAACCATCGAAACCGCCGTCGCCGCCATCAAGAAGGGTGCGCACGACTTCATCGAGAAACCCCTCTCACTGGAGAAGGTGGTCATCGCCGCCGAACGCGCCCTCGAAATGCGCGAGTTGCGGCGCGAGAATCAGGCACTGCGCAGTTCACTGGGCGCAGGCAGCAAGGCGGACGAACTCATCGGCGAATCGGCCCCCATGCGACGCATCCGCGAACAGATTGCCCGCGTCGCCCCCACGGATGCGTGGGTGCTCATCACCGGTGAGAACGGCACAGGCAAGGAACTTGCCGCCCGCGCCGTACACGCCGGCAGTCAACGCGCCACGAGACCGCTGGTGGCGGTGAATTGCGCCGCCATTCCCGAAGAACTCATCGAGAGTGAACTGTTCGGCCATGAGAAAGGGGCCTTCACCGGTGCGGAAAGCGCCCGCACCGGCAAATTCGAGATGGCCCACAGGGGAACGCTGTTCCTCGACGAAATCGGCGACATGAGCCTCAAGACACAGGCCAAGATTCTGCGCATCCTGCAGGAACAGAGCTTCGAGAAGGTCGGGGGCACGCGCACCATCCGTGTCGATGTCCGGGTCGTGGCAGCCACCAACAAGAATCTCGAAGAGCAGATAGCGCAGGGTACGTTCCGCGAAGACCTCTACTACCGCCTGCGTGTCTTTCCACTTTCGCTGCCCGCCCTCCGCGAACGGGGCGACGACATCCTCCGGCTTCTGGACGCCTTCATGCTTCGCCTGTGCCGTGACCACGCCTTCGCCCCCCTGACCTTCACGGACGATGCGCAGGACGTGCTGCTACGATACCGCTGGCCCGGCAACGTGCGCGAACTGCGCAATTTCGTGGAGCGGATGCTCATCCTGCACGCCGGGGAATCGGTGGATGTGGAAGACCTGCCCCCCGAATGCCTGCGCGACCTGTCACCCTCGTCAGACAGCGCGACGGGCACGGCAGCGCAATCGGCTACCGCGACCTGCGGCACGGGTGTCGACGGCATCCTCGACTTCAAGGCCGCCCGCAACGCCTTCGAGACACGCTTCCTTGCCGAGCAGTTACAGGAGTGCGGCGGTAACGTGAGCCGCCTTGCCGAACGCATCGGCTTGGAACGCAGCCACCTCCACCGCAAGCTCAAGGGATACGGCATCATAGCCGGCGACCAGTAGCGTCTCCATGGCCCACCCGCCAGCTTCGGCGACACGGGCTAGCCGCCAACCTGCGTTTGGCGGTTCCACGTACCTACGAAATGCGCTATGCTTGCCGTAGCGCCGCAGACGGATGTCCCTTGCGGTGCCATCACACCATCGGCAGCACGGAGGCGGCATGGCGCGGCTCATCCTTCTCAGACACGGGCAGAGTGCATGGAACCTTGAAAACCGCTTCACCGGGTGGACGGACGTAGACCTCTCCCCGGCAGGCGAAGCCGAGGCACTGGCCGCGGCACGGCTCATCCGGGATGAAGGGCTCGACTTCTCCGTGTGCCACACCTCCATGCTGACCCGTGCCATACGCACGCTGCATCTTGTACAGCAAGAACTGGACAGGCTCTGGACGCCCGTACGCAAGCACTGGCGTCTCAATGAACGGCACTACGGGGCCCTGCAGGGGCTGGACAAACGCGAGACCGCGGCACGACACGGCGAAGACCAGGTCTTCGTCTGGCGGCGCAGCTACGATGTGCCGCCGCCCGTCATCGCCCCCGACGACCCGAAGCACCCCGTCCACGACCCCCGCTACGCCGATGTGCCCCCTGATGTCCTTCCCTGTGGCGAAAGCCTTGAAGCGACCGTGGCGCGGGTACTCCCCTACTGGTACGACGCCATCGCCCCCGACCTCATGGCGGGGCGCGATGTGCTGGTGGCGGCCCACGGCAACAGCCTGCGCGCCCTTGTCATGCATCTTGACGGGCTTGACCGCGAGGATGTTTCACGCCTCGACATCCCCACCGGGCTGCCCCGCCTGTACGAACTGGATGCCGCACTGCGCCCCGTGTCGTACCGCTATCTGGGAGACCCGGCAGAGGCTGAGGAACGGGCACGCGCCGTAGCCGCGCAGGGGCGGCTCGAAAAGAACTGACGGAACCGGGTTACGATCGCCCTCGGCCTTCACACAGGCCCGGCGTCTCCGAGCGACGCGCCCCGGAACGCCGCACCATTCAAGCCACGAATGGTGAGCATCCACTTCCATTGACTTGCGTCGGAAAGGCCTCATACTGATTGCGGCGCATCTGCAACGGCATGACGAAGCGCCGCCACAGACGACACACCGGGAGAACCATGGCATCGGATATCAACGCCAAGCTGCGGCAGAAGCAGTATGAGGCCGCCGTGCTCGAATTTGCGGGCGACAGGAAGGGCTATTTCGTAGTCGCCAGCGACGACCCGCAATTCGCCAGCCTGCTGCGTCAGACACTGACCAAGCATCTGGCCATCCCCGGTGACGCCATGAGCACCGTCGCCAACCCAGACCACATCCTGCGCGAACTCAAGAACGTGACCATGCGCCGCAAGACGGTGCTGCTGTTCCTCGAACGCATCCTCGAAGGGCGCGACACCAATCTTCTGGTACGACAGCTGAAGAGCGCCTACCCCGACCTCAAGATCATCGTCATCACCGGAGAGACCGAGAGAAACCGGCTTGTGCTGCTGCATGAGGTGGGGGCCGACAATTTCATCACCAAGCCGGTCTCGATGAACACCCTCATCGAGAAGATGGCCTTCACCATAAAGCCCCTCGGCAAACTGGGGCAGCTCATCGACCAGGCGCGCGAGTTCGTGCACCAGAACCTCCCCGAACAGGGCATCAAGCTGTGCCGTCAGATACTCGAACTCAAGCCGGGCAGTGCGGCGGGATATCTGGTCATGGGCGAGGCGTACCAGCACCTCGGCAAACTGGACAAGGCACGCGAATGCTACGAAGAGGCCAGCCGCAATGCCGAGTTGTATCTCGAACCGCTTCGCCGGCTGGCAGACATCCATGGCGAGATGGGCGAACCCACCGAACAGTTGCGCTACCTTGAACGACTCGACCAGCTTTCTCCGCTCAACGTGGAGCGCAAAGTAGACATGGGCGCCATCCACCTTGAACTGGGCAATCAGGAGAAGGCCGACGAACTGTTCGACACGGCCGTGCAGCAGGCCACCCGTGAGGCCCTGAGTTACATAGCGGACATATCCGGACGCATCGCAGGCATCTACAACGGGCGCGACCCGCAACGGGCCGAGCATTTCCTGCGCCGTGCCCTCGACGCCAAGGGCGACATGCTCGACGCCTCCGACCTCGACACCTTCAACCGTCTCGGCATCGCCCTGCGGCGGCAGGGGAAGTGGCAGGAGGCCCTCACCGAATACCACAAGGCCCTGCGCGTGGCACCGGAGGACGAGAACCTCTTCTACAACATGGGCATGGCCTGTGCCGAAGGACGCGACTTCCGCGAAGCACGCGCCAACATGCTGAAAGCACTCACCATCAATCCAGAGCTACCCCGCCGCGACCCGGTCATGGCCTACAACATCGGTCTCGTCTTCATGCGGGCAGGGGGGCGTGAGTATGCCGAACGCTGCCTGAACATCGCCCTTGAACTCGACCCGGGCTTCACCAAGGCCCGAGAGGCCCTCGAACGACTCGGGTAGGCTGAGGGCTGTCTCCATCCCGACGACGCTACGGGCATGGCCTTCGCGCTTCTCGCATCTTGCATCGGGAATACAGGATGTTGCAGGCTCGAGTGCTCATTTCCAGCCCCCCGGCACACCTCGAGTCCCCTCTCTACGACCTCACGCCGACGGCCGCGTCGCCCCGGTGTTGTGGGACGTTGCATCTTGTCCTATAGTCCCGGTTCATCCTGCGGCAACGCGCCGCGAAGACATACGGAGGCACCGTGGCACACTTCAAGGTCAACAAGACCATCGCCGAGATCAACGAGCGGATCAAACAAGGCAAGGCCGTCGTCCTCAACGCAGAGGAGATGACCGAGGCCGTCCGCCGCATGGGTAAGGAAAAGGCAGCCCGTGAGGTGGACGTCGTCACCACAGGGACCTTCT
This window encodes:
- a CDS encoding HD domain-containing phosphohydrolase; the encoded protein is MRYDILLVEDEAVVACDVRHRLERLGYAPARLATNGAEALRMFNERTPDVVLMDIVLDGPMDGIELAGHIRAEAHTPIIYLTGHAAPDILHRAKITEPFGYILKPFEDRELHICIEMAIYKSRVDNDLRAKERWFASTLRSIPDAVVTVDGAGRITYCNDSAERLTHQPRAELLGARFGQSIPLCDALRTDYTDPAALVAPGYGPLHFSDAATLGTPSGSVPVEIRISPLHDANGTDAGAVLVMRDVTERRRAEETLHATLDDLQRAFRQTVSALAATSEKRDPYTAGHQARVAQLACALASRLDLGAHAIEGVRVAAMLHDIGKIHIPSEILAKPTRLSDLEMSIMRMHSEVGHDILREISFPWPVADIVLQHHERLDGSGYPHGLAGDAILPAARIIAVADVVEAMSSHRPYRPARGLGLAFDEIMSGRGARYDAAVVDACQSLFAEGFTFDQPNG
- a CDS encoding sigma-54-dependent transcriptional regulator, whose translation is MPARILIIDDEDDIRFSLRGILEDEGHEVTEAPDGEAGLRTLASDTPDVVFLDIWMPGMDGLTVLEHIHAAAPSLPVIMISGHGTIETAVAAIKKGAHDFIEKPLSLEKVVIAAERALEMRELRRENQALRSSLGAGSKADELIGESAPMRRIREQIARVAPTDAWVLITGENGTGKELAARAVHAGSQRATRPLVAVNCAAIPEELIESELFGHEKGAFTGAESARTGKFEMAHRGTLFLDEIGDMSLKTQAKILRILQEQSFEKVGGTRTIRVDVRVVAATNKNLEEQIAQGTFREDLYYRLRVFPLSLPALRERGDDILRLLDAFMLRLCRDHAFAPLTFTDDAQDVLLRYRWPGNVRELRNFVERMLILHAGESVDVEDLPPECLRDLSPSSDSATGTAAQSATATCGTGVDGILDFKAARNAFETRFLAEQLQECGGNVSRLAERIGLERSHLHRKLKGYGIIAGDQ
- the gpmA gene encoding 2,3-diphosphoglycerate-dependent phosphoglycerate mutase, whose amino-acid sequence is MARLILLRHGQSAWNLENRFTGWTDVDLSPAGEAEALAAARLIRDEGLDFSVCHTSMLTRAIRTLHLVQQELDRLWTPVRKHWRLNERHYGALQGLDKRETAARHGEDQVFVWRRSYDVPPPVIAPDDPKHPVHDPRYADVPPDVLPCGESLEATVARVLPYWYDAIAPDLMAGRDVLVAAHGNSLRALVMHLDGLDREDVSRLDIPTGLPRLYELDAALRPVSYRYLGDPAEAEERARAVAAQGRLEKN
- a CDS encoding response regulator; its protein translation is MASDINAKLRQKQYEAAVLEFAGDRKGYFVVASDDPQFASLLRQTLTKHLAIPGDAMSTVANPDHILRELKNVTMRRKTVLLFLERILEGRDTNLLVRQLKSAYPDLKIIVITGETERNRLVLLHEVGADNFITKPVSMNTLIEKMAFTIKPLGKLGQLIDQAREFVHQNLPEQGIKLCRQILELKPGSAAGYLVMGEAYQHLGKLDKARECYEEASRNAELYLEPLRRLADIHGEMGEPTEQLRYLERLDQLSPLNVERKVDMGAIHLELGNQEKADELFDTAVQQATREALSYIADISGRIAGIYNGRDPQRAEHFLRRALDAKGDMLDASDLDTFNRLGIALRRQGKWQEALTEYHKALRVAPEDENLFYNMGMACAEGRDFREARANMLKALTINPELPRRDPVMAYNIGLVFMRAGGREYAERCLNIALELDPGFTKAREALERLG